GATTTAAACCGTTTTGACCTCACACCAGTCGATGGATTCGCGGTCTGTTAAAGCCTAGTATCTAGCCGAGTGAGGGGCAGACCTTTGAGATGTCTGCAGATAAAGCTAGCAATCATCTCCCCTATCCTCTTCTTCATCTTGTTTGAGCTGGTTGAGTAGGGATTGATGGTGGTCGCAGAATTCTTGTTTTGAGAGCTGTGCTTCTATGAGCTCTTCCTGCCAATGGGCGTTATATAGTCTGCATCTCCTGCTGCTGCAGAAGGCTTCTCCGAAGATTTGGTAGAATAGGGCTTGCATAACGTAGCCCTTCATAACTTCGTTCAACCTCTCATCGCTGTAGTCGATGTATCTTCCTCTGAACCTCTCCTTCATCAACTCGATCTGCTGGGTTGCACCTATAGCTAGGAGCGTCTGCTGAAGCCTATAGAATTCTTTGGGCATCGCAGGCCCCTCAGCGACACCAGTGGTTGATATTATGCTTGGGTTGCCAAGTATAATCACTCTAATATGATACCTCCCGTCACCTTCATCCCAAGTGGCGAATAATCTGCTCGTGAATACTATGTGTGCGTGGCTTAGAGTCGACTCCTCCTCCCCTATCAGCTGGCTGAGAAGCGTTTGAAGCTCAAACCCATCGTATAATACACCTGAACCTCTAATCTCTCCTTTTAAGACGCGTTTCTCATACTCCACCTCGCCATAAAGGGGCTCTTGGTTGGGCATCTTGGTCAGCGGGTTCTTAACCCTGATTGAAGCAAGCCTCCTGGCGAACGAATCGACCTCATAACCCTTAAGATGATATCTTGTGAACTCTGCTCTAGCATCCACAATCGCGTAAGGGATCTTTTCGCTCACATACTGCTTGATTACGTTGATATCTAGAGTCTTAGCTGACGGGTCTTCGTACAGGTGTATATACCTGCAGCTCTTCAAGCTTCTCCAATGCACATTCAGCAGCCCTCCTCCCTGAGAGCAGCATAGCGCCGAACGTGGGGCCCATTCGAGGCAGACCGTAGGTGGTTGAAACCGCCATTCCAGCGACTATCAGCCCAGGGTAAACTTCACCCGTATGCTCGACGATAGCGTCCTCTGATCTACTCACCCACATAGGGCCCATACCACCTGTCTTAACCAACCCCCTAGCCTCAAGCTTCCTCACGGCTACCGCATCGTGCCCACTCGCATCTATCACTATCTTCGCTTCGAGACCTATCGGGTCTACGCAGGTGATCTGACGCGGCAGAGCTTGCACAGGGGTCCAGTTAACGACCACCCCACACACCCGCTTATCGTGGATCATAAGGTCTTCAAGCGTCGTCATATTAAGGAACTTAACACCAGCGTCACAAGCCGCAGCAATCAGCTTTGAAACCGCGTGAGGTGCTGGGGTCACGTAGAGTTCTCTGGAGTGTTCACGGTAGGGTACGCCCAACTCATCCAATATTTTCTGAGATGGGTGTCTGAAGGTAGCTGGATTCATTAGAAAGCCCCCTATCCAGAACCCCCCACCAAGATAGTTATTCTGCTCTATGATGAGCGTCTTAACGCCCCTTCGAGCAAGATCTCTCCCAGCCATCAACCCAGCGGGACCAGCACCTATTATGATGACATCGCTCTCAGCGAAGTTCATAAACTCCTCTATGAACACTGCTGAAATAGCCCTCGTGATCTCCTTTTCACCAGCAGCTGAGCCGAAGATAGGCATACAACAATCCTACCTCTCCAATCTTTATAAACGACGCGATAACCCGCTTATAATATCGCTTTGGATGCGAGCTTAGGATTCTTACTAAATGGTATCTTTCTGGCCGATATTCGCTTGGACGGATTTTCTAATTCTTGCGCTGAAAACGCCTTCTTAACATTTGTTAATGGGTAGACTAATCTCAGCCGCACCACTCTTATTCCCAAGCTGGGGTTGCATTAAAGGGCTCATAAAAGGAGTGTTAACGAGGCGTAGTTCAGATGGTTACTAGAGCGGATTACGCTATAGCCTGTTTTGAAACATATGAGGCTAAAATATACTCTAGCGCTCTTAATTAGAGAGTTTGTTCTTGGGCGTAGGTTTTAATCTCTTATCTTACGCTAGCGTATGTTATACCCCTTCAGAAATAATTAGCTACTTCCGCATAAATCTAAGCTAGACCGATCTTCTGTTTTATCAAAGCTATTTCTCTCTCAAGTCTTTCGAACCTTCTCTCCATGTATTGTTTTAGATCTTCTCTCAGGGCCCTTATCTCCTCCCTAGTAGCTCTTATTTCATCTCTCGTTGCCCTTATTTCTGCTAACGTTTCATCCTGCTTCTTTAACATTGTTTTCATGTCTCCCTTCATCTCCTTAATGTCTCCCTTCATCTCCTTAATGTCGCCTTTCATCTCTTTAACGTCGCCTTTCATCTCTTTAATGTCGCCCTTCACCTCCTTAATGTCGCCCTTCACCTCCTTAATGTCGCCCTTCATCTCCTTAATGTCGTCTCTCATTTCAACGCCGACTGTTGCGATCTTCACTAGTTGTTCTAGGCTTAGTTGCTCCCTGTATTCTTTCACCTCCATTACCTCGCCATCATACCCCTCCACGAGAACTTCGCTTACTTCTGCTAGCGGGGGCTTCTCAGCCTTGACGGTTTGTGTGAATCTTTTGACGCTATCTTCTTCTCCTTCGATCAAGAGTATGAGGTCTTCGCCTATGTTCGATGCCTCGAACCCCTTTAGGCTGCGCGCTCTACTTAGTAAGAAGAGTCTGTATCCCACATCTTGGACTCTCTTTCCTTTGATTATGATTTTGGTCTTCACAGCCTTGTATTGTTGTGTAGGCTCGTAGATAAGCCTTACTAACCTTCTTGCTAAGCGGCTAGGGGTTCTTGATGTTCTTCGGATGCCTTATGTTCAACCTCCTTTAGCACCTCTTCAACCTGCTTGTTACTTATCGAACCTTTCTCCGCTCTTTTCTGGGATGTAGCTACATCGCATAAGATTTCAGTAAGCTCTCCGAGGGCGTCAGCGTCTACACCGACTGGTATCTGCCACAGTGTCCCGAGTAGGTTGCTGAGTGATGCGGTTAGCTGCTTCGATTCAAGCAGAGTCTCCAATCTTACGCTGAGCTGTGTCACGTGGTTTCTGATCTCTTTTACAGATTGGCGTAGCCGCCTCAGGTAGTGGACTTCAGAAGCATAGATCGATGCAGAGACCCTATCACCACTCTTAAGCCGCCAAACGGCTTTAGAGAAGCAGTCGGATTCAAGGGTCTCTAGTCTGGCTAGCGAAAGGTCTAGCTTTGCTGCTTGCTTCTTGAGCGAGTGTATGCATTCGATTAGCCGCCTTCTAGCCTCTTCTTGACTTACATCATCTTGTGCACATCGGTTAGGCAACACCTAAGTCCTAGTGGGTTCTGCGTGGGTTTAGCAAGGTTTATGCAATCTTTTTGACCAAGAGATGTGAAGATTCACACCGATCTCAAGCTGAGGTGTATGTTATGCGCTGTCTTGCGTATTCCAGTAAGCATATACCAACATTGTGTTGTTTTACCTTATTTTCCTAATTTATTACAAAAATACGCCCTTCTTTGAAGAATTAATTTAAATATTTGCAGGGAAGGTCAAAGGTTGATGACGAAGAGGGAGAAGCCGAGAAGCTTGGCAAAGAGCGGATTAGATGGACTAGGGTCGAAAGAGGGCTCTTGGGATATTAGGGTGCAGCTGCTCTGGCTTGCTAAGCATGGGTTGACCGAGTCAACGATCCTGGAGCATAGGAGGCTCGTACATAGGGATGGTAGGCTTTCAGAATATGTACCCAGCTCCGCTAGGGAGTTGAATGGGTATGAGGTACTGCTCACTGAATGACGTTAAGGTGTGGTTGAACCTATCAACCTCAGATACCCAATACGACTTTGAGATTCAGCAGATCGCTTCGAATGTTGAGAGTCAGATAGATGAGGCGCTCAAACCATACACACCAATACCGCTAAAGGAGGTGCCTGAGGAGATTAGGTGGATAGCTGCCGAGTGGACGGCAGGGATCTTCAGGCAGAAGAGGGCTGGCTTAGATGAGTCGAAGGAGCAGCCTTTCGTAGTTGAAGCTAAGGAGAGGCTGAAGGCGTTCATCCGCTCCAACTTCACCTCTGGGTTGGCTGCTTCTACGGGTGTTGCTGTTAGGTGAGGTGTTTGGTTTACAGCGAGATAGTGCAGAAGTATATTGATGTGATGCGCTCAAACCCAGATCTAAAAGAGGTATCAGCATACCACTTCGGCGCACCAACCACCATACACCAATACCCTCTGATCTATGTTCAGTGGCTTGGTAGAGAGTATAGCGGGAGCTCCGACCTACACCGATTCCAATACAACCTAAAGTTTGAGATAGGTGTCGTTATGCGCCACGCAGTAGCCGAAGAGGCTGAGAAAGGGCTCCATAGGCTTGTTGAGGCAATAGAGGCTGCCCTTAACTCCAACCCCACTTTGGACGGGTTGGTGGAGGGCGATCCTGAGCCTCGAAGTATAGAGGTTATGCGTGGCTCTGAGCAGGACTATGCTTTAGCTCTAGCTAGGATAATTGATGTGAAGAAGGTGTGGTTACCTTATGTTTAGAAGGTCTGCTGACGAGCCGGTGAAACTCCGGCGAAACACCAGAGGATGGTGTCCAGACCGAATAGGAGGTGAGTCATAATATGGCTAATTATCTAAGAATGGGTAAGGAGCAGATCTATGGAGTACCAGCAACCAACCTCAACACACACGTCAGAATCCTCTCAGAGGGTCTGAAGTTTCAGCCTGGCGTTGAGTATCTGCGGACCGTTGAGGGCGGAAGGTTCATTACGCAAGCAGACCTATCTAAGGCTAAGACCACAGGCAGCATCGAGCTCTACCCGGTTTACGATAAGGGGTTGGGAGAGTTCCTATACGCCGCACTGGGCGAAGTTTCTACGACTCAGCCAGATCCGAATGGCAACCCTAATGTCTATAGGCACGTCTTTACACCTAGGAGCAGCGTTTCCTCAATACCTTGGCCGAGCTATACCATAGAGGTTGGCTTGGGTGACGTTGCTGCTAAGCGTGTAGCAGGCTGTGTCGTAAATAGGCTAATCTTGGAGGGGGAGGCTGGGGACCATCTTGGTGTGACAGCTGAAATCTTGGGCGGAGAAGAGAGTAAGGTTTCATTATTCTCAGGACCCTTCAACTTCTCCCAACTGGGCTACATACACACAGCACAGGTGGTTGAGCAAAAGATAAACAACACATCGGTGAAGTTTGAGCACTTCAGCCTGGAGTTGAATAATAATTTTCCAGAGGGCTACAAGTTCGGCTCAAGGTTCCCTCAGGAGATCGATGTTGCGCCTTTGGATGTCAAGGGCTCGGCGACGATCAAGTTCGACAGCAGCACACATCTAGACAAGTTCCTTGCTTCAGAGGAGTGTTCGATCAACCTGAAGTTTCAAGGTGGGGTTATATCTGGTAGCTACAGGTATGAGTTGGAGATATATCTGCCTAGGGTAATCTATGATGAAGGGGACGTGAATCTTAAAGGGCAGGATAGGCTTACGCAAACCCTAGCGTTCACAGCGCTCAAGCACGGCACAGAAGGCGTGGTTAAGATTACGCTTCAGAACAACCAGAGCGGGTACTAGGTTGCCCAGCTGCTCGCTCTGTGGCGCACAGCTAACATCCGAGGATTTCACCATAGTTGTGAAGGTTAGAGTCAATAAAAACACCTCTCATACAGCGGTCTTCTGCTCATGGTTGCACTTCTCCGAATGGTTCGGATTAAAGCGTGGGTTGGGGAGGCTTGAAAGAGGTCAGAGTTAATGGTGTAACATATAGGCTGAAGGTTCCTCAGGCTTGGCACTACGCTCTCATACAAGTCTATGCTAATCTATTCAAGAGAGCCCAGAGTCTAGAGTCTGTAGAAGAGGCTGTTAAGGTGTCGGGTGAGATAGAGAGGATTGTGAACTTACTCTGCGAGAGCCTCCTTGAGCCTAAGCCGAATGGTGAAGACGCCACCTACCTGTTCAATGAGATCCTCAAGTACTGCATCGAGCTCTACGGAGAGGCTGGCTGGTGTGCTGAGAAATTTCGCTTCGAGCAGCCTGGGCTCTAAAGCTGGGTTGCTTGGTTTGCTTACTCATCGTGCACCCAGCTCTATACTCGGCCTTGAGGAAGGGAGCTTACTCAGCTTGCTTGTGGACGATCTATGCCTCGCCGCTGGCTTGAATCTGCTTAGGGAAGCCGATGTGAGAACACCTTCGCCGATAGAGGAGTCGAAGTGTAGGATAGAGAGGAGGAGACGCCTATGGAGCTCAGAGTATCTCTAGAAAACCTCTGGGACTACAGGTACGCGATGGTGGAGGGAGCGAAGGAGCTGAAGAAAGCTTGCGACGCCGTACTCAGAAGATACAGCGAAGCCGCAGCCTTGACAGCGAGCAGATTAGCGCCGAAGCGCACTGGAAGGCTTGCAGCGAGCATAAGATATAGGAGGGAGGGTGAGATGAGCTACTCAGTAGGCTCTGAACTCATATATGCACCATTCGTCGAATGCGGGACGAAGCCGCATGTAATAAAGCCTGTCTCGGCTAAGGTTCTTGCATTCACGGTAGGTGCAAGCAGAGTCTTTGCTAAGGTTGTCAACCACCCTGGCTCGAAGGAGAGACCCTTCCTCAGACAGGCGCTTAAAGAGATCGAACCTAGGCTTAAGGCTGAATTAGCCGCTGAGGCTGAGGGGCTCTTTAGGTTGAAGTTCCGCTTTAGGTGATCGGTTGCCGACCTTCGATCTTGTCGCTAGGATCAAGGCGGTTGATCAGGCGAGCAGCGTCTTCAGGTCTGTGGCAGATAATGCGAGCAGACTTTCACGGGGCTTCAGTCAGCTTGGGCAGATAGCGAATATCGCAGGTGGGTTTATAGTCGCATCTCTTGGGTTGAACGCAGCTTCAGCGGTCAGAAGCTTCCTCAGCGAGGCTGTAAACACGGTGATCGAAATGAAGACCCTCAGCAGCGTCTTAAAGAAGACTATCGAAAACATGGGCTTAAGCTGGAGCGAGTGGGGACCTAAGATAACGAAGCAGATAGATGAAATGAGGGCATCAACGCTCTACACCAAACAAGAACTGCTCGAGGCTTTGACGATCCTAGTAAGATACGGTTTGGAGCCTGAAGAAGCCTTAAGAGCGCTTGCTGTTGCTATAGATACTGCTGCTGGCTCAGGTAGATCGTTGAAGCAGGTTGCTGAAGATCTTGGGCAAGCCTTTAGCGGGCAGACTTCTGATCTCAAGAATAAGTATGGTGTAGAGGTTGAAAAGACTTCTGAGAGGCTTCTTAGCTTAAAGGAGAGGGTCGAAAGCCTGGGTGAGAGGTATGGTAGGCTGGTGCTGGTAAGTGATGAAGTGGTGCAATCTTTAGCTAGTATGGGGATCACGATAGATGAAGCCTCAAAGCAGACGTTAACATGGGGAGATGTGGTCGAGCAGATAAAGAGTAGGCTGGATACGCTCGATGCCGCCGCTATAGAAGAGTTCTTAGAAAGGTATGGTGCAGCGAGCAGCAGAGCTGAGAAGTCAGCCCTAGATTTCGCAGAAATACTCTCGAGGTTGGATGAGAAGTTTAGGGGGAGCGCCTACGCAGCCTATGAGGCTGGAGGAGCCTACGCAAGGTTCGGTAACTTAATGGAGGAAGTTAAAGAGGTCGTTGGGGCTGGGCTTATACCTATACTCGAAGCACTAGGCAATACGCTTGTTATGTGGGCTAAACCCGAGGGGAAAGAGAAGATCTTCGCACTCATGAAAAGGGACTTCTTCTCCTTTGTCGCAAGCATAGACGAGGCTGCAGCAAGCATCCAGATGATCAACGAGAGGCTTAAGACCTCGTTAATCAGCGACTACAAGGCAGTCTTTGATACAATATCTTCAGCAGCCAACAACGTGCTTAATCTGATACTTAACACCTTTACACCATTTTTATCAGCTTTGGTTGAAGCTACATCAAACACGTTCAGAATAGTAACAGAGGTTGTGTTAAACAGCCTAGACAGGCTCAGGCAGAGCGCAGATCAAACATTCAGAGCGATCGTGGAGAATCTCCTTTCACTCTCAACCTCTTGGACCCAGATAGTGGAATGGATAGTAGAGAGGAGTGAGGGGATCTTGAACCCCATCGAACAGATTCAACTGCGCCTAACTACGTTGAGAAGTGTGGCTGGTGAGGTTTGGTCCTCAATTTCGGCATCGATGTGGAGGTTTTACACAGAAGCTTTGATCCCTATCCAAAACGCCGTTTGGGGCTTCGTCAACTCAGTAGTAGCGGCATTCAACTGGCTCTGGGATGTTTTAGCGAAGAGGAGCATCTGGCCCGATATATGGGCTGAGATGCTGAGCCAGGCTAAGAGCGGTCTAATGGCTATCGAGAGGACAGTTGAGCCAGCCCTTCTTGATCTAGCGCATATGTTTGCTGCGTTGAGTACTGTGAACATAGGGTCTATTAACATAACAACCCACGCCATATCATCAAGCATCGATATTAGGAGATTGGCTGAGCAGGTTGGGTATGAGGTAGCGAGGCAGCTGAGCCTTAGGAATAGAATCTGAGGTCTGTTGCTTAGATGCTTTACGCAAGGGTTGAGATAACCGATTTGAATAACATTACGCGTGTAGTGGGTAGTGAGAACCGAGGCTTTGAGCTGAGGCTACACCACAATAGCGCAAGCACCTTTAGGTTGGTGGTCAACGACTCCGCTGGATTCTACAGGGAAGCATACGGAATAGGCTCTATTGTGAATGTTTTCTGCGACTCTGCAAACCCGCC
This region of Nitrososphaerota archaeon genomic DNA includes:
- a CDS encoding thiazole biosynthesis protein, with the protein product MPIFGSAAGEKEITRAISAVFIEEFMNFAESDVIIIGAGPAGLMAGRDLARRGVKTLIIEQNNYLGGGFWIGGFLMNPATFRHPSQKILDELGVPYREHSRELYVTPAPHAVSKLIAAACDAGVKFLNMTTLEDLMIHDKRVCGVVVNWTPVQALPRQITCVDPIGLEAKIVIDASGHDAVAVRKLEARGLVKTGGMGPMWVSRSEDAIVEHTGEVYPGLIVAGMAVSTTYGLPRMGPTFGAMLLSGRRAAECALEKLEELQVYTPVRRPVS
- a CDS encoding HK97 gp10 family phage protein, coding for MELRVSLENLWDYRYAMVEGAKELKKACDAVLRRYSEAAALTASRLAPKRTGRLAASIRYRREGEMSYSVGSELIYAPFVECGTKPHVIKPVSAKVLAFTVGASRVFAKVVNHPGSKERPFLRQALKEIEPRLKAELAAEAEGLFRLKFRFR
- a CDS encoding phage tail tape measure protein produces the protein MPTFDLVARIKAVDQASSVFRSVADNASRLSRGFSQLGQIANIAGGFIVASLGLNAASAVRSFLSEAVNTVIEMKTLSSVLKKTIENMGLSWSEWGPKITKQIDEMRASTLYTKQELLEALTILVRYGLEPEEALRALAVAIDTAAGSGRSLKQVAEDLGQAFSGQTSDLKNKYGVEVEKTSERLLSLKERVESLGERYGRLVLVSDEVVQSLASMGITIDEASKQTLTWGDVVEQIKSRLDTLDAAAIEEFLERYGAASSRAEKSALDFAEILSRLDEKFRGSAYAAYEAGGAYARFGNLMEEVKEVVGAGLIPILEALGNTLVMWAKPEGKEKIFALMKRDFFSFVASIDEAAASIQMINERLKTSLISDYKAVFDTISSAANNVLNLILNTFTPFLSALVEATSNTFRIVTEVVLNSLDRLRQSADQTFRAIVENLLSLSTSWTQIVEWIVERSEGILNPIEQIQLRLTTLRSVAGEVWSSISASMWRFYTEALIPIQNAVWGFVNSVVAAFNWLWDVLAKRSIWPDIWAEMLSQAKSGLMAIERTVEPALLDLAHMFAALSTVNIGSINITTHAISSSIDIRRLAEQVGYEVARQLSLRNRI